The Streptomyces halobius genomic interval CCAACTGGCCGTCGATCACGGCCATCTGACGGCCGGGCAGGCCGCCGGCGTGGCCATGGACGCGGGCGTCCGGCATCTTGTGCTGACACATTTCTCGCAGCGCTACTCCGACCCCTCGGAGTTCGAGCGGCAGGCACGCGCAACGGGCTTCACCGGCGAACTCACCATCGCCCAGGACCTGATGCGCGTGCCGCTCCCCAAGAGGCGCTGACCGCGAGAGGCGGTTACGGGAGGTAGTACATCGGGTTCGGCATCTTGAAGGTCCGGTCCCCGTAGCCGCCGTTCAGATCGCTGTACTGGTCACCGAAGTTGGCGACGATGTCGTAGCCGAGGGACTCGATGTGCTTACGGGTGCCCGACTTGAACTCGGTGGTCGTGCAGCCGGCGCCGCAGGGCAGGTACGGCGGCGGGTTCTCCTTGTTCTTCAGGTAGACGTGCGTGCGGTCCAGCGGCACCCCGTAGCCGACGTTCTTGAGGTTGCGTACGCTCCACTCGCGCTGCTTCTCCTTGCGGCCGGTCAGGAAGAAGACCTCGGCGCCCTTGTCGTGCGCCCAGTTGACGAGCCGGTTCATGCCGAAGACCGGGTCCATGTCGGTGGACTCCAGGTACGTGTCCTGGCTCTCCGGGGTGTAGGCGAAGCCGACCTGGAGCTCGTAGTTGTAGGTGAGCAGGGTGGTGTCGTCCATGTCGAGGACGATCGCGGGCTTGGCGTCCCCGGCCCTGCGCTTCTCGGCGAGCGCCTTGCCCAGGTAGGCGCGGGCCTTGGCCTCGATGCCGCGGACCTGGCGGGCGTAGTTGCTGTCCGGGGAGGCGTAGTGCTGGCCGTCGGCCGTGACGGTGTCCCCGTAGTACGCCTTGATCTTGTCCTGCACCTGGGTGAGGTTGGGGATCTCCTTGTCGGTGCGCGGCACGGAGTGCTCGGCGGTGGCCTGGCCGATGCCGAACACGGCGGTGCCGGTTATCAGGGCGGCGACCGCGGCGCCGCCGAGGCGGAGGCGGCGGGAGAGGGCGGGGCGCGGCATGCGCGGCTCCTAAGGGAGGTGTGGGGGGCCTGGGTTGGTCGACCGGGGACCCAGGGGGCTGAAGGACCCAGGTAGATCTAACAGAGGCTGGCCTCCGTATCTACGCGCGAAGATTCAATGATTGGTAAAGACTGGCAGGACGCTCCGCTGCGGGCTCCCTACGCCCCATCTCCCGCGTGGATGTCATCTCCATACAGAGACGGGTGCCGTGATGGCCGACCCCGCCGCCTCCCCAGGGACCCGGGGCGGCGTTCTGTGCACCCGCCCAGGAGATCGCGGCCGTCCGGGCACTGGCCGCCGCCTTCCCGGGCCGGGCGCTCAACTCGACCGCGACCGGCTGAACGCGCTGCACCGCCGATGGCCGGCCGACGACGGCACGCTGCGTTCGCGTGACGACGCGGCCGCCATGCACCTGGCCGACCCCGACCGGGTCACCCCGCCGTCCCGCGCTGGTGACCTGGGAGGCTGTACCCAGGCGCATGGCCGCGGCCGTATCGCGGCGTCGGCCGTGATCCTGTGCGCCGGCGCCCCGCGCGCGTACGGTATGGCACGGCTCGGTGGCTGTGCGCCACAGTGGTCCCCTACCTGATCTTTGAGAGGGGCTGACCGAATTGGCACAGGAAGTGCGCGGCGTCATCGCGCCGGGGAAGAACGAACCGGTCCGGCTGGAGACGATCCTGGTGCCGGATCCGGGCCCCGGCGAGGCCGTGGTCAAGATCCAGGCGTGCGGGGTGTGCCACACCGATCTGCACTACAAGCAGGGCGGCATCAGCGACGACTTCCCGTTCCTGCTCGGGCACGAGGCGGCCGGGGTCGTGGAGGCGGTCGGTGACGGGGCGACGGATGTCGCGCCCGGGGACTTCGTCATCCTCAACTGGCGTGCGGTGTGCGGCGCGTGCCGGGCCTGTCTGCGCGGCCGCCCCCAGTACTGCTTCGACACGCACAACGCGCGGCAGAGGATGACGCTGAAGGACGGTACGGAGCTCAGCCCGGCCCTCGGCATCGGCGCGTTCGCCGACAAGACGCTGGTCGCCGCCGGGCAGTGCACCAAGGTCGACCCGGAGGTCTCGCCGGCCGTCGCCGGGCTGCTGGGCTGCGGGGTGATGGCGGGCATCGGTGCCGCCATCAACACCGGCGGGGTCGGCCGCGGCGACTCGGTCGCGGTCATCGGATGCGGCGGCGTGGGCGACGCGGCCGTCGTCGGCGCACGGCTGGCCGGGGCGGCCCGGATCATCGCGGTGGACATCGACGACCGCAAGCTGACGCTCGCCCGGTCCATGGGCGCCACCCACACCGTCAACTCCCGTGCCACCGACCCGGTCGCCGCGATCCGCGAACTGACCGGCGGCTTCGGCGCGGATGTCGTCATCGAGGCGGTCGGCCGCCCGGAGACGTACCAGCAGGCGTTCTACGCCCGCGACCTGGCCGGCACCGTCGTCCTCGTGGGCGTCCCCACCCCGGACATGACCCTGGAACTTCCCCTCCTGGACGTCTTCGGCCGCGGCGGCGCCCTCAAGTCCTCCTGGTACGGCGACTGTCTGCCCTCCCGTGACTTCCCGATGCTCATCGACCTGCACCAGCAGGGCCGGATCGACCTCGGCGCGTTCGTCACCGAGACCATCGGCATCGAGGACGTCGAGGGGGCCTTCGCGCGGATGCACGCGGGCGATGTGCTGCGTTCGGTGGTGACGCTCTGATGGCGGCCGGCATCGATCACCTCGTCACCTCCGGCACCTTCTCGCTCGACGGCGGCACCTGGGACGTCGACAACAACGTGTGGATCGTGGGCGATGACGACGAGGCGATCGTCATCGACGCGGCGCACGACGCCGAGGCCATCCTGAAGGCGCTCGGCGGCCGGACGTTGCGCGCGATCATCTGCACCCACGCGCACAACGACCACATCGACGCCGCTCCGGCGCTGGCCACCCGTACCGGCGCGCGCATCCATCTGCACCCGGACGACCTGCCGCTGTGGAAGCGGACCCACCCCGACAACGCCCCGGACGCGGAGCTGGCGGACGGTCAGGTGCTCACCATCGCGGGGACCGACCTGACGGTGCTGCACACCCCGGGGCATGCGCCCGGCGCGGTCTGCCTCTACGCCCGCGACCTGGGCACCGTGTTCACCGGTGACACCCTCTTCCGGGGCGGCCCCGGTGCCACCGGCCGGTCCTTCTCGGACTTCCCGACGATCATCGAGTCGATCCGGAACCGGCTGCTGACCCTGCCGCCGGAGACGGCGGTACGGACCGGCCACGGCGAGGGGACGACCATCGGCGACGAGGCGCCGCATCTGGAGGAGTGGGTCCAACGGGGGCATTGAGCCCAGGCCCCGGCCCGTCACTCCTCCCCGGCCGCCCGCTCCAGGATGCGGGCGGCCACCGCCGGGGAGTCCACCAGCGGATGCAGGGCCAGTGCCCGCAGTGCCGCGTCCCGGTCCTTGAACGTCGCGGCCTCCACCGCCGCCCGTTCGACCGCCTTGACCTGCAGCATCAGCCCCAGCTGGTCCTCGCGCAGCGGCCCGCAGGGCAGGGGACGGGCGCCCGTCGAGCCGACCTCGCACACCGTCTCCACGATCGCGTCCGGCGCCAGCTGCGGCACCGTCGTCCCGTTGCGGACGTTGAGGATCAGCCGGGCCCCGGTGTTGCCCGCGATGGCGTGCATCAGGGCCAGCGCGACCCGGTCGTAACCGCCGCCCTCCAGATCATGGCTGTCGCGCTGCCAGCCGCCGCCGGCCTCGCGGCTGTGTGCCATGTACGTCTCCTCGCGCTCCAGCCGGGTCCGCTCCCACAGCGTGTACGCCGCCTCCGGGCCGTCCGCCGCCGCGGCCCGCTCGAAGAAGCGGCCCTGCTGCTGGTCGAGGAATTCACCACGGGTCTCGTCGGTGTCCCGCAGGGAGTGCAAGGTCTCCCGGCGGAAGTAGTAGTAGTGCAGATATTCGTTCGGCAGTGCGCCCAGGGCGCGCAGCCAGTCGGCGCCGAAGAGCCGGCCCTCCTCGAACGAGCCCAGCGCGGTGTCGTCGGCGAGCAGCCCCGGCAGCAGCTCGACGCCGTCGACGCTCAACGCACGCAGCCAGCCGAGGTGGTTGAGCCCCACATAGTCGTACGAGACCCGGCCCGGGTCCTGGCCCGCCGCCGGGTCCGCGCCGGCCGCCCGGGCCGCCCGGCGCACCAGCCCTACGGGTGAGTCACAGATCCCGATCACCCGGTCACCCAGCACCTGGGACATCGCCTCGGTGACCATGCCCGCCGGGTTGGTGAAGTTGATGACCCACGCCTCCGGCGCGAGCGCGGCGACCCGCTCCGCGATCCGCAGCGCCACCGGGATGGTCCGCAGCCCGTACAGCACGCCCCCCGCGCCGACCGTCTCCTGGCCGAGCACGCCCTCGGACAGCGGGATCCGCTCGTCCCGGATACGCCCCGCCGTGCCGCCCACCCGTATCGCGGAGAAGACGAAATCGGCGCCCGTCAACGCGTCCTCCAGATCCCGCGCCACCCGTACCGCGACCGGTTCGGGACGCCCCTCCGCGAGCCGGGCCAGAATGCCGGCGATCACCCGCACCCGCACCGGATCGGTGTCGTACAGCGTCACCTCGGAGACCGGGCGTGCCGGGTCGTCCAGGAGCGCGCGGTAGACCAGCGGCACCCGGAAACCGCCACCGCCGAGAATCGTGAGCCTCATGGGGCGGAACGTACCTCAGCATCGGGCACACTGGCGGCACCCGCCGGAATGAGAGGGGCGAGCACGGTGAGCACTGGTCCACGCGGTGTCCCGACGGAGGTTCCCGAACCCGCGCACACGGGTGCCGTGCCGGCGGTGCTCGATCCGCTGGCCGCGGTGCGCGCCGAGGGCGATCCGCGCACCGACGTCTATCTCACCGGCACGGTCTTCCTGGACATCATCTTCACCGGCCTGGACTCCGCCCCGGTACGCGGTACCGAGTCCTGGGCCCGGGGCATGGGCTCCAGCCCCGGCGGCGTCGCCAACATGGCCACCGCGCTGGCCCGCCTCGGGCTGCGCACCTCGCTGGCCGCGGCCTTCGGCGACGACAAGTACGGCGAGTACTGCTGGGAGGCGCTGGAGCAGGGCGAGGGCATCGACCTGGCGCTGTCCCGTATGGTGCCCGGCTGGCACTCCCCGGTCACCGTCTCCATGGCGTACGAGGGCGAACGCACCATGGTCTCCCACGGCCATGAGGCACCGCCCCCGGAATCCGCCTTCGACGGCAAGCACGCGCCGGGCTGCCCCCCGGCGTCCCGCGCCTGCGTCGCCTCGCTGGTACCGGGCCGGCGGGAGGGCTGGCCGGGCTGCGCGGCCGGCCGCGGCAGCCGCATCTTCGCGGACGTGGGCTGGGACGACAGCGGCCGCTGGGACCCGGCCGACCTCGCCGATCTCGAACACTGCGAGGCGTTCCTGCCCAACGCCGAGGAGGCGATGCGCTACACCCGCACCGACTGCCCGCGCGCGGCCGCCCGCAAGCTCGCCGAACGGGTCCCTCTCGCGGTGGTCACCATGGGCGCGGACGGCGCCTGCGCGGTGGACGCGCGGACCGGGGAGACGGCCGAGGTGCCCGCCATCGCCGTCGAGGCCCTGGACCCGACCGGCGCCGGCGATGTCTTCGTCGCCGGATTCGTCACCGGCACCCTGGCCGGCTGGCCGCTCGCCGACCGGCTGTCCTTCGCGGGGCTGAGCGCCGCCCTGTCGGTGCAGGAATTCGGCGGCTCGCTCTCCGCACCCGGCTGGGCGGAGATCGCCGCGTGGTGGCAGCGGGTCCGGATGTGCGGGGCGGGGGCGCCGGAGGAGCTGCGCCGCCGCTACGGGTTCCTGGACGCGGTGCTGCCCGCGGCGTACCGGCCCGCGCCGCGGGCCCGCGCCGTCCCCACGATCGGCTTCCGCCGGCCCGCCTGAGGCCGGGTGACGGGGGCCGGCGGCCGCCCTCGGCAGGTGGCCGGGGAAAAGCCTCGGGTGTTGTCGGTGCACCGTCGTACTCTGGTATCACCCAAAGGAGTCGAGTGCAGAGAGAGGGATGAGCAGGCCAAGAGCCGGCCCATGACTCAGACACCCACGCAACCGCAGGCGCACGCCCAGTTCACGGTCCCGCCGAAGCACCCGATGGTCACGGTCCTGGGATCAGGAGACGCGCTACTGCGCGTGATCGAGAAGTCCTTCCCCGCGACCGACATCCATGTCCGGGGCAACGAAGTCAGCGCTGTCGGCGACGCCCATGAAGTCGCGCTCATCCAGCGCCTGTTCGACGAGATGATGCTGGTGCTCCGCACCGGGCAACCGATGACGGAGGACGCAGTGGTACGCTCCATCGCCATGCTGCGCGCGGCGGAGAACGGCGAAGGAGCAGCGGAGACACCCGCCGAGGTGCTCACCCAGAACATCCTCTCCAACCGCGGCCGCACGATCCGTCCCAAGACCCTCAACCAGAAGCGCTATGTCGACGCCATCGACAAGCACACGGTCGTCTTCGGCATCGGCCCGGCCGGCACCGGCAAGACGTATCTCGCGATGGCCAAGGCCGTGCAGGCGCTGCAGGCCAAGCAGGTCAACCGGATCATCCTGACCCGCCCCGCGGTCGAGGCCGGCGAGCGGCTGGGCTTCCTGCCCGGCACCCTCTACGAGAAGATCGACCCGTATCTGCGCCCGCTCTACGACGCGCTGCACGACATGCTCGACCCCGATTCGATCCCGCGGCTGATGGCGGCGGGGACGATCGAGGTGGCGCCGCTGGCCTATATGCGCGGCCGGACGCTCAATGACGCGTTCATCATTCTCGACGAGGCGCAGAACACCAACCCCGAGCAGATGAAGATGTTCCTCACCCGCCTCGGCTTCGACTCGAAGATCGTGATCACGGGTGATGTCACCCAGGTCGACCTCCCCGGGGGTACCAAGAGCGGTCTGCGCCAGGTCCGGGAGATCCTGGACGGTGTGGACGATGTCCACTTCTCCCTGCTGACCAGCCAGGATGTCGTCCGGCACAAGCTCGTCGGCCGTATCGTCGACGCGTACGAGCAGTACGACAACCGCAACGGAAAGTAAGAACCCCCTTCATGTCGATCGACGTCAACAACGAGTCCGGCACGGACATCGACGAGCAGGCCGTCCTGGACGTCGCCCGCTACGCCGTTGCCCGGATGCGTATCCACCCGCTGTCCGAGCTGTCCGTCATCGTCGTGGACGCCGAGGCCATGGAGCAGCTCCACATGCAGTGGATGGACCTCCCCGGGCCGACCGATGTCATGTCCTTCCCGATGGACGAGCTGCGTCCGCCGGCCAAGGACGACGAGGAGCCCCCGCAGGGGCTCCTCGGCGACATCGTGCTCTGCCCCGAGGTCGCCAGGAAGCAGGGCGAGGAAGCGCCGACGGCGCACTCCATGGACGAGGAGCTGCAGCTGCTGACCGTCCACGGCGTGCTGCACCTGCTCGGTTACGACCACGAAGAGCCCGACGAGAAGGCCGAGATGTTCGGCCTGCAAGCGGCGATCATCGACGGCTGGCGGGCGGAGCGGGGCCTGGCCGGCCCCTCGCCGGCCCCCACCGTGACCTGACCGGGCGCCCCGATGACCACCCAGCTGATCGCGGTCGCGGTGCTGCTCGTCGTGATCGCCTGGCTCGCCGCCTGCGCGGAGACCGGTCTGGCGCGTACGACGAGCTTCCGTGCCGAGGAGGCCGTCCGGTCCGGCCGCCGTGGCAGCGCCAAGCTCGCCGCCGTCGCCGCCGACCCCACCCGCTATCTCAATGTCGCGCTGCTGGTGCGCGTCGGCTGCGAGATGGCCGCCGGCGTCCTGGTCACCTACGCCTGTCTGCGCTCCTTCGACGAGACCTGGCACGCGCTGACCGTCGCCATCGGCGTGATGGTGCTGGTCTCCTATGTCGCCGTCGGCGTCTCACCGCGCACGATCGGCCGCCAGCATCCGCTGAACACCGCCACGGCCGCCGCGTACGTCCTGCTGCCGCTGGCCCGGATCATGGGTCCGGTGCCACAGCTGCTGATCCTGATCGGCAATGCCCTCACGCCCGGAAAGGGCTTCCGCAAGGGCCCGTTCGCCTCCGAGGCGGAGCTGCGGTCGCTGGTCGACCTCGCCGAGCAGGAATCGCTGATCGAGGACGAGGAGCGCCGGATGGTGCACTCCGTCTTCGAGCTCGGTGACACCCTCGTCCGTGAGGTGATGGTGCCGCGTACGGATCTGGTGGCCGTCGAGCGCTACAAGACCATCCGCCAGGCGCTGACCCTGGCGCTGCGCTCCGGTTTCTCCCGTATCCCGGTGACCGGGGACAACGAGGACGACATCGTCGGCGTGGTCTATCTCAAGGACCTCGCCCGCAAGGTGCACATCAGCCGGGACGCCGAGACCGAGCTGGTCTCCTCGGCGATGCGCCCGGCGGTCTTCGTCCCGGACACCAAGAACGCGGGTGATCTGCTGCGCGAGATGCAGCAGGACCGCAACCATGTCGCGGTGGTCATCGACGAGTACGGCGGCACCGCCGGCATCGTCACCATCGAGGACATCCTGGAGGAGATCGTCGGCGAGATCACCGACGAGTACGACCGGGAGCTGCCGTCCGTCGAGGACCTCGGCGACGGCCGCTACCGGGTCACCGCCCGGCTCGACATCGGCGATCTCGGCGAGCTCTACGGCCTGGCCGGGCTGGACGACGAGGACGTCGAGACGGTCGGCGGACTGCTCGCCAAGCTCCTGGGGCGGGTGCCGATCGCGGGTGCCAAGGCCGAGGTCGACTTCTCCGATCACGCCTTTGACCCGGATCTGAAGGCGCTGCGGCTGACCGCCGAATCTCCGGCCGGTCGCCGCAACAAGATCATCACGGTGCTGTGCGAGCCGATCCGCGCGGAGGGCGGGAGCGGGGCCGAGGAGCAGCGGACCGGCGGCCGGGCGGATGGCTGAGCCGGCGGCGGCCGGCCCTCGGATGTGGGGCGGTGGCCGCCGGCCGGGCCGGTGCCCTCCGGGAATTCCTCCCGTAATTCGTCAACGGCTAACTTTTCTCGCGCTTTCCTCCTGATCCCGAGTGCACTGGAAATGTTCTGAATTCCATGTTTCGGGAAGCTGGATTCCGTCGATCGGGCCATGGAAAGATCTCTCGTGAGGTTGCCTAAAAAGCGTCAACCGTTTTGCGTGAGAGGGATGTTGAAGCAGAATGCGTGCACTCGATGCCGCGGCCGGCCTGGTCGTGGTGGCGGCCCTGCTGACCGGCTGCTCCAGTGGTTCCGGCGACTCGGGCGGCGCCGAGCGCGTCAAGAGCTCCGGGAGTTCGGAGAGCAAGGGCGGCGGAGGGGATTCCGCGGCGAGCGACGGCAAGCGCTCGGTCGAGTTCAAGGTGGCCTCGGACCAGCCGGTGGACCTGGCCCTGGGCGGCGTCACGGAGAACAGCGG includes:
- a CDS encoding HAD family acid phosphatase; the encoded protein is MPRPALSRRLRLGGAAVAALITGTAVFGIGQATAEHSVPRTDKEIPNLTQVQDKIKAYYGDTVTADGQHYASPDSNYARQVRGIEAKARAYLGKALAEKRRAGDAKPAIVLDMDDTTLLTYNYELQVGFAYTPESQDTYLESTDMDPVFGMNRLVNWAHDKGAEVFFLTGRKEKQREWSVRNLKNVGYGVPLDRTHVYLKNKENPPPYLPCGAGCTTTEFKSGTRKHIESLGYDIVANFGDQYSDLNGGYGDRTFKMPNPMYYLP
- a CDS encoding S-(hydroxymethyl)mycothiol dehydrogenase; translation: MAQEVRGVIAPGKNEPVRLETILVPDPGPGEAVVKIQACGVCHTDLHYKQGGISDDFPFLLGHEAAGVVEAVGDGATDVAPGDFVILNWRAVCGACRACLRGRPQYCFDTHNARQRMTLKDGTELSPALGIGAFADKTLVAAGQCTKVDPEVSPAVAGLLGCGVMAGIGAAINTGGVGRGDSVAVIGCGGVGDAAVVGARLAGAARIIAVDIDDRKLTLARSMGATHTVNSRATDPVAAIRELTGGFGADVVIEAVGRPETYQQAFYARDLAGTVVLVGVPTPDMTLELPLLDVFGRGGALKSSWYGDCLPSRDFPMLIDLHQQGRIDLGAFVTETIGIEDVEGAFARMHAGDVLRSVVTL
- a CDS encoding MBL fold metallo-hydrolase produces the protein MAAGIDHLVTSGTFSLDGGTWDVDNNVWIVGDDDEAIVIDAAHDAEAILKALGGRTLRAIICTHAHNDHIDAAPALATRTGARIHLHPDDLPLWKRTHPDNAPDAELADGQVLTIAGTDLTVLHTPGHAPGAVCLYARDLGTVFTGDTLFRGGPGATGRSFSDFPTIIESIRNRLLTLPPETAVRTGHGEGTTIGDEAPHLEEWVQRGH
- a CDS encoding family 4 glycosyl hydrolase, which encodes MRLTILGGGGFRVPLVYRALLDDPARPVSEVTLYDTDPVRVRVIAGILARLAEGRPEPVAVRVARDLEDALTGADFVFSAIRVGGTAGRIRDERIPLSEGVLGQETVGAGGVLYGLRTIPVALRIAERVAALAPEAWVINFTNPAGMVTEAMSQVLGDRVIGICDSPVGLVRRAARAAGADPAAGQDPGRVSYDYVGLNHLGWLRALSVDGVELLPGLLADDTALGSFEEGRLFGADWLRALGALPNEYLHYYYFRRETLHSLRDTDETRGEFLDQQQGRFFERAAAADGPEAAYTLWERTRLEREETYMAHSREAGGGWQRDSHDLEGGGYDRVALALMHAIAGNTGARLILNVRNGTTVPQLAPDAIVETVCEVGSTGARPLPCGPLREDQLGLMLQVKAVERAAVEAATFKDRDAALRALALHPLVDSPAVAARILERAAGEE
- a CDS encoding carbohydrate kinase family protein — protein: MSTGPRGVPTEVPEPAHTGAVPAVLDPLAAVRAEGDPRTDVYLTGTVFLDIIFTGLDSAPVRGTESWARGMGSSPGGVANMATALARLGLRTSLAAAFGDDKYGEYCWEALEQGEGIDLALSRMVPGWHSPVTVSMAYEGERTMVSHGHEAPPPESAFDGKHAPGCPPASRACVASLVPGRREGWPGCAAGRGSRIFADVGWDDSGRWDPADLADLEHCEAFLPNAEEAMRYTRTDCPRAAARKLAERVPLAVVTMGADGACAVDARTGETAEVPAIAVEALDPTGAGDVFVAGFVTGTLAGWPLADRLSFAGLSAALSVQEFGGSLSAPGWAEIAAWWQRVRMCGAGAPEELRRRYGFLDAVLPAAYRPAPRARAVPTIGFRRPA
- a CDS encoding PhoH family protein gives rise to the protein MTQTPTQPQAHAQFTVPPKHPMVTVLGSGDALLRVIEKSFPATDIHVRGNEVSAVGDAHEVALIQRLFDEMMLVLRTGQPMTEDAVVRSIAMLRAAENGEGAAETPAEVLTQNILSNRGRTIRPKTLNQKRYVDAIDKHTVVFGIGPAGTGKTYLAMAKAVQALQAKQVNRIILTRPAVEAGERLGFLPGTLYEKIDPYLRPLYDALHDMLDPDSIPRLMAAGTIEVAPLAYMRGRTLNDAFIILDEAQNTNPEQMKMFLTRLGFDSKIVITGDVTQVDLPGGTKSGLRQVREILDGVDDVHFSLLTSQDVVRHKLVGRIVDAYEQYDNRNGK
- the ybeY gene encoding rRNA maturation RNase YbeY, yielding MSIDVNNESGTDIDEQAVLDVARYAVARMRIHPLSELSVIVVDAEAMEQLHMQWMDLPGPTDVMSFPMDELRPPAKDDEEPPQGLLGDIVLCPEVARKQGEEAPTAHSMDEELQLLTVHGVLHLLGYDHEEPDEKAEMFGLQAAIIDGWRAERGLAGPSPAPTVT
- a CDS encoding hemolysin family protein — translated: MTTQLIAVAVLLVVIAWLAACAETGLARTTSFRAEEAVRSGRRGSAKLAAVAADPTRYLNVALLVRVGCEMAAGVLVTYACLRSFDETWHALTVAIGVMVLVSYVAVGVSPRTIGRQHPLNTATAAAYVLLPLARIMGPVPQLLILIGNALTPGKGFRKGPFASEAELRSLVDLAEQESLIEDEERRMVHSVFELGDTLVREVMVPRTDLVAVERYKTIRQALTLALRSGFSRIPVTGDNEDDIVGVVYLKDLARKVHISRDAETELVSSAMRPAVFVPDTKNAGDLLREMQQDRNHVAVVIDEYGGTAGIVTIEDILEEIVGEITDEYDRELPSVEDLGDGRYRVTARLDIGDLGELYGLAGLDDEDVETVGGLLAKLLGRVPIAGAKAEVDFSDHAFDPDLKALRLTAESPAGRRNKIITVLCEPIRAEGGSGAEEQRTGGRADG